The stretch of DNA GTAAACCTGATTTGCCTGGCGGACTGAACATTCTTGGTCTGCTGAATAAGGATGCCTTTGGGGTCTTTGAGCAAGGCTCCTTTCATGAAAAGCAACGCGCAATAATCCTTGAAGCCATGAATCAAAACCACATTGCCGCCATTGAGATCGTAACAGGCCTGACCCCATTTCATCTCTTCATTGAGGCCCGAAGCAATGCAGAGCCGGCGGAGCGCGGCGTATTCAGCGCTCCAGTGTTTTTCCTTGCCGTGAATTTTAGTTACGAGCGGATTCATTCTTGCCTCGAATTGGATCTAGACGCACGATCAGATCGCCGGTTCGAGCCGCAGCACCCGTCCATCGGGCTCGTCCGTGCAGACATACAGATAACCATCGGGTGCCGCTCGCACGTCGCGAATGCGCCAGTTTAAATCGTTCAGCAACTGTTCCTGATCGACCACTTCCCCATGCTCATCCAAATGGACGCGGCGCAAATGCTTGAACGCCAAAGCGCCGACGAAAAGATCGCCGCGCCACGCTGGAAATTTGTCGCCTCGATACACGGCAAGCCCTGAAGGCGCCATCGACGGAGTCCAGTAGATCACCGGTTGTTCGAGACCCGCACGCTGGGTGTAGGGAGAAACATAAGCGCCGGAATAGTCCATGCCATAGGTAATCACCGGCCAGCCATAATTCCTGCGCGGGACGATGATATTCAATTCATCTCCGCCGTGCGGGCCATGCTCCGTTTCGTAGAGCCGTCCGCTTTGGGCATCGAAGGCCAAGCCCTGCTCATTGCGATGTCCCCAGCTATAGATTTCCGGGCGGACCGGAGCTTGGCCAACATATGGATTGTCCTTCGGTATGCTGCCGTCATCGTTCAAGCGGACAATCTTTCCGAGATCCGACGACAAGTCCTGCGCCTTTTCACGGTATTCGAATCCTTCGCCGATCGTAAGCGCGAATGTGCCGTCAGGCAGGAATGCCATGCGCGCGCCGTAGTGGTTATCGGTATCCTTTAGCGGCATGGCCTTGAAGATCACATGCAAGTCTTGGAGCGCACCGCCGTCGAAGCGAGCGCGCGCGACTTGCGTGCCATTGGCAGAGGCCGTTCCCGCCGCATAAGTGAGATAGACGGTATTGTTTTCTGCGAATTTCGGATGCAGGACGATGTCGAACAGACCCGCTTGACTACCCGTGTGCACCGGAGGCACACCCGCGATCGGCTCGGGTAGCAACGCGCCGCCTTTGATCAAGCGCAACCGCCCCACCCGTTCCGTCACCAATATCGAACCGTCCGGCAGGAATGCCATCGACCAGGGATGATCCAAACCCTTTGCGATCTCGGTGACCTTATACCCCGTCTTGATCACTTTGCCCGCCTGCGGCGGAGGCGGTAGCGCTCGCGGCGCCTCGGATGCCGCTTCGCCGGCCGCTCGGGCACAAATTGCCAACATCGCGACAACCAGGATTGCAAGCCGAATGCCGATGCCTTGGTTTGGACCCTCATCCGTTATGATGGACACTTCTTCTTCTTCGCAGGACTCGCCCATGACACAGCCGTGGAAACGTTGGATCCTGCGGATGCTACGCCGGGTAGCCGCATTTGTCGTCGCGGCTTTAGTCATGGTGCTCTTGGGCTCCGCCGCCAGCTCATATTTCGTTCAACAGGCCTGGTCCAGCGCTGCAGGACATGCCTACGGAACGGCACCGGCCGCCATCCTGTTTACAGATCGCATCGCCTGGGCCGCGACCGACCTTGTCGGCATGTTTCTGCCCTACTGCGCGGTGACCGCGATCGCCCTGTTGATCGCATTCTTGATTGCGGGCGCGCTGGCGCATTTCACCGGTTTTCGAGCGTTCATCTTCGGCCTCGCCGGCGCGTTGGCGCTCTTTGCGTTATTTACGATCTTAAGAAATGTATTGGGCACCGTTGGTATTTTCGGCGCGCGCGGACCGACTGCCCTAGCCGCCCAAATGGCAGTTGGCGCGATTGCAGGACTGCTATTCGCACGGCTTACCACATCTCCAAACCTTCCGTTATCGCCAACCAATCCCAATGGTCATCGTTATAGAGGATAGCCATCGGTTAGAGCGGGGGCCAAGGAGGGAAGCGATGATTAGCCCGGTTTTCTCAAATCGTCAGCCGGTTCGACCACGTGCCTATGTGTATCTCATCGGCGTACCCATATGCGTGTTGGTGTGGTCGCTCGTCCTTTTCATCGTCAGACCCCGGCTCGACGAATCCACGGTGTATCGTGGAATTGACAGTATTCTCTATCTCGCGGCCCTCGGCGCATTGGTCCTGGTGGCAATTCCCCTCAGATACCGTCGCTCTTCTAGTCTCCGGAAGCTCCTGACAGTGTCCGTAGTCTGCGGTTTGGCACTGGCGTTCGAAACGTTTGTGGGATACATGACGATGGGTTTCGGTTGAGGCGCGCTAATCGGCGGTTCGAGCGGACTGTGCGGGTCGCCATTGATCGACCAAGGAGGGAATTGGTGATTGGGATAGAGCAGCTTCGAATGATGGCAGCGCCCCCTCTCGACGCACTACCCCATCGTTAGATGCATGAACGACCCGTGGTACAAGTCTTTGGGGAGCATTCTGTGGGGAGTCTTCCGATTTATCCTCGCCCCCTTCATGGCCATTGGCGCTCCTATATTGGCAACATATGGTGCCCTACATGGTAGTGAGGCCGACTTGAACGCCCTGCAGCTTCGGTCTACGCAGATTCCAGTCCTAATTGGCATAGAAGGTGACAGCACAGACTGCAGCAAATACTCGCCTTGCACTTCGAACGGACAGCGAACGTATTTGGTCTTTCCCGAGGCCATCACCAGGGGTGAGCTAGTCGCGGTAGATCACAAGGACGATATTGTTACTGTCGACAGACAACCTCTGGTCGGCTACCTCGCGATCGGCATTTGGTTGGGATTTGTAGGTCTCACATGGCGCTATTGCGTGCGTCCACTGCTGCCTCTTGATGCCGCGCGATCGCAAACCTCGAGTAGGTGGTCCCGATGAAGCGTAATCCCTATGTGGTTCTCGCCATCGGCGCAGTGACCCTCGCCTTCCTGTTTGAGGTTGGCACACGGGATTTGGGACACGAATTTACATTCTTTGGTAAGTTGTCACAGGGGCAGAGTGCCTGGGTACGCTACTGCGTTCTTACCGTCGCCGCCTTATTGGTCGTCGCGGCGTTTGTCTATCATCGGCGTGCCACAAAGTCGCGTCAGTAAACGCTTCGTTCGCGGATTGCTAGGACTCTAAGCAACGGTTCGAGCGGACTGCGCGGACGCTTGAGACAAGGAGAGAGTCGATAATTAGGATAAAGGGGGCTTGGATTGACGACAACGGGTCCAGTTGCGGGTCAAGAGCGTTGGGCATTGGGAAACCACGTTGACTTTCGCTGAAATCGTCGGTGATTTGCACCGGCACCACCAGATACCCGGGGACGGTGAAGTTCCTGCCATTTTTGTGGCGGACCCTTGGGATCCTTCGTCCGAGGCAACCGTCGAGGGCGCTGAGGGGGTTCCGCTTCGCCGCAAGCCTATTCTGTTTTATCTAACGACGGTAGCGGCAGCGCTCAGGTTCTTTGGCACTGCTTACGACGGTTTGGTGGAGAATGATGAAGTGGACGCCATGTGCCGAAAGCTTGCGCACCATATTGCCGCTATGAACGCGCAAGGCGAAAGGCACGACATAGATATCGAGCCCGCAAGCACCGAGGGACTTTCTGCAGAATTCTCGAGCGCGACTCCCAACCGTGCGAGCAGCACAAAAGGCTTTACCGTGATTTTTCACCCCGCCGGTGGGGTGGATTACGCGGATGCCATTGACGTCGCTCGGGTGGATTCGGAGCTGTACGTAAAACCGCTGAGAGTCGCCCTCTATCGTGAAAGTAAGAGCCTCCAAAAGTTAACTGCCTCGCGCGCGAATGAGATACTAACCAACATAGTTCGCGCGATGGCATTCTTGGGGCATCTGGAGCAGCCTACGGAGATTGTTTGACGGCTGCCATGGCGCCACGTTTGAAGATGCCTCATAGTCGATCGGCCACGGAGTATTTTGATTAACCATGGAAAGAGTCGACGCGTGTCAGCCTGACCGTTAAGAGTCTTTACATACGAGCGTGCTAATTGGGTAGCAAGCAGAGTTCGGGCGACTCCCATAGAAAGCGCTATGCCCGATGGCAAAATCTGGCGCCAATTTCCACACGAATTCTCGCTTCGGGTGTGGAGTCCCAACTCGTGCCGATATTGGAAACACATAACTTTCAGCGGGTCGACATAGTCCTCGGGCAGTCCGATTGGCCCGTTTCCGGGCGGGAACTGCGTCTCGAGCGCCGCTTTGAAAAGCTGATTGACTCAATAACCTTCAATTTCCAGAAATATGGCGCAGCGCGTGTGCAGGTCCATTGTTCAAGGCGCGCGGCCGAAATGCCTAACGCCTTCGTTCGATCCGCGAATCTTGTGGCACGGAGTGATCAGTACTATCACTTCTGGGGTAAACCCTGGTGGCTGCCGTCGAAGTTTTGGTCGGGCAATGCTTCTCGTCGGACGATTGATCGCATCGGAGGTCTTCTCGATCAGGTGTTGAGGTTTATTGAAACCGAAGAGCGCGGCGCCAACATTAGTCGTCCCACTGGGGCGTCGCTTGATCGGCGTCCCAATTCAGGGGCCGGATAGTGCTCAATGGCGCATAAACCAAGGATCGTATCCTACGAGCCAGTGTTCGATGTTATTCGGCACAAGTTGTCTAAATGGCGCGCAAGCTGCACGGGCGGCTTGGTGGTCCAAATCTACTGAAGCTTGAGAAGGATCTGTTTTCTCAGAACCCCGCCCCGCGTTACGTTCAAGGAAGTGGGATGGTCGAAGGGCTGTGAGTGCGTTCAGATAACTTGTGGCGATAGCTGTCTGGGCGTACCTGCATTCTATTCAGCGCGCAGGCAACAGATAACTGCAAACGTTTGAAAAGTTACGCAGTAATCTCATCGATTCCAGCGTTGGAATCCCTTATTTATTCAGTGTGGAGACAGGTATCGAAAATTGTCCGACAGCAGCGCGCGAAACTCATACGCTGCCAAGAAAATGAATATCCCCACGCTGACGGCAATTGTTGCCGCCCCAAACTTTGCGAGTTGGCGGTGGAATTCTCGGGCTAACAGACGTGTAATTGCCTTGGCCGCTCCATACACAATCAGAAAAACGCATAAGCCCGCTATGGCCTCAATCAGAAATCCCAATGAATTTGATGGGAATAGGGGGGCCATCAGAGAGAACCACAATATTTCCATTAGCAGGACGCTGGCGATTCGTTTCAGAATTGAGCGTGATGGCAAATCGGCATGCGTCACAGTATTAACCTCCACAAGCGAGCCTGGCGTGAAATAAGGCTGTAGATGCGAATGGAACAGTCGCTGCGCCGACAATATCAAGTGCAGTTAGGGCCGCGGCACCACCGATTTCGCCCCAGCTTGGAGTCGTCCACATATTAAATGCTCTGCTGATGCCTATTGTCGCACGTGGCACCCCCTGTTTCAGGCCGACCAGCTCAAGATCAAGGTATACGGTATCGGTTACCGATTTCCCAGAAATCCCAGGAATTGACTGTTGTACATTAAACGTATCCGCTAGGAAACCGCCAAGATTTCCATAGGTGTTTTGCAGAAAGCTGTTAATGCATGCATCGCATTCCAGCGACCCGAGAGTACTGCATGGCAGAAATTGCGGCTCCCCGTGCGCGAAATACAACGGTCGCGGTAGGGTTAGGTTAGGAATCGTCGGTGGAGAGATATTCGGTGTGGGTTGATAGTTTGGCGATGGAACTATCAATGGTTCCGGAGGAGTACACGGTGCCTGGACTACTATGTCCGGCCCCGTGGGCTGAACTGGATCTTGCAAATTAGTTTGACCAAGAAGTGTCGGATCAGGAACAGCTGGTGGCTGCCCACAGATCAGACCAGTGGGATCGCTATTACTAATAGGATCGTTGTGTACAAACGAATAGTAATTCATGCCGTCCGCATAGCCTGCTGGATCGGGCTGTAAAAATCTGCCCTGACTCGCATTGTAAGTTCGGGCGCGCGCATTATAGAAACCTGCCGAGCCGGTAGACAGCATGCCTTTAAATCCCAGGTTGCCGTTGTGCGCTGATAGTCCTGAAGAGCCCGAGACTCCGAAACCGTCATAAGTAGTCGTTTCAGCAGTTCCAGAAAAGGCCCCCGCGACGACCGAACCAAAAGCGTTGGTAACGAGCCAATTTGCGCCGCTCACAGTGGTGCTCGTCCCGGGATACCATAAAAGTGTTCGATCAAGCGGTAAATCCGGTACATAGCGATTGATGATGTTGCCGGATACATCATAGCTCGCGACTGCCTGCTGCCCGGAATACACCAATCGGTTGTTATTAGAGCCCGACACGCTTCGATAGCGCCGATCGAGCGCATCGTAAGAGAAGGTCGTACCGTTTAACGTGATCAGTCGGTTAAGACCGTCAAAGATGAAAGTGTTGGAGCCGTCGTTAGTCAGATCCGAGCGGCCGTTGTAACTCATGGTATGAGTACCCACCGTGGTGTAGCGGTTCTGCCCATCGGTCGCGTAGCTCGTCGCCGACGGCGACGTCGTGCCATCATAAGCCGAATTGTTCGAGATCATCGTCATCGGCTGGCCGGCCAGGTTGAACGTGTAACTGAAGATGACGTTCTTGCTCGTATCGGAAAA from Pirellulales bacterium encodes:
- a CDS encoding RHS repeat-associated core domain-containing protein translates to MYNNLGQISNVTRASGPSETRGYGSDLRLSSQAYSFSDTSKNVIFSYTFNLAGQPMTMISNNSAYDGTTSPSATSYATDGQNRYTTVGTHTMSYNGRSDLTNDGSNTFIFDGLNRLITLNGTTFSYDALDRRYRSVSGSNNNRLVYSGQQAVASYDVSGNIINRYVPDLPLDRTLLWYPGTSTTVSGANWLVTNAFGSVVAGAFSGTAETTTYDGFGVSGSSGLSAHNGNLGFKGMLSTGSAGFYNARARTYNASQGRFLQPDPAGYADGMNYYSFVHNDPISNSDPTGLICGQPPAVPDPTLLGQTNLQDPVQPTGPDIVVQAPCTPPEPLIVPSPNYQPTPNISPPTIPNLTLPRPLYFAHGEPQFLPCSTLGSLECDACINSFLQNTYGNLGGFLADTFNVQQSIPGISGKSVTDTVYLDLELVGLKQGVPRATIGISRAFNMWTTPSWGEIGGAAALTALDIVGAATVPFASTALFHARLACGG
- a CDS encoding PQQ-dependent sugar dehydrogenase; the protein is MSIITDEGPNQGIGIRLAILVVAMLAICARAAGEAASEAPRALPPPPQAGKVIKTGYKVTEIAKGLDHPWSMAFLPDGSILVTERVGRLRLIKGGALLPEPIAGVPPVHTGSQAGLFDIVLHPKFAENNTVYLTYAAGTASANGTQVARARFDGGALQDLHVIFKAMPLKDTDNHYGARMAFLPDGTFALTIGEGFEYREKAQDLSSDLGKIVRLNDDGSIPKDNPYVGQAPVRPEIYSWGHRNEQGLAFDAQSGRLYETEHGPHGGDELNIIVPRRNYGWPVITYGMDYSGAYVSPYTQRAGLEQPVIYWTPSMAPSGLAVYRGDKFPAWRGDLFVGALAFKHLRRVHLDEHGEVVDQEQLLNDLNWRIRDVRAAPDGYLYVCTDEPDGRVLRLEPAI